A genomic region of Streptomyces sp. NBC_00162 contains the following coding sequences:
- a CDS encoding dihydrofolate reductase family protein yields the protein MRKVIASIFISVDGVFEDPSWSMPFWNEEAEKFAGEQLLAADALLLGRVTYEGMAPAWTARAEGAEGADAGTERMNAMPKYVATRTLDTPEWNATFLAGDLAAEVAELKREDGGDLLVYGSGQLVNTLLAHGLIDELRLWTLPVVQGKGRKLFGEDSPITTLRPIGTTTFSSGAQVHAYAPAL from the coding sequence ATGCGCAAGGTCATCGCCTCCATCTTCATTTCGGTCGACGGCGTCTTCGAGGACCCGAGCTGGTCGATGCCGTTCTGGAACGAGGAGGCGGAGAAGTTCGCCGGCGAGCAGCTCCTCGCCGCCGACGCGCTGCTCCTGGGCCGGGTGACCTACGAGGGCATGGCGCCGGCCTGGACCGCCCGCGCCGAGGGCGCCGAGGGCGCCGACGCCGGTACCGAGCGGATGAACGCGATGCCGAAGTACGTCGCCACCCGCACCCTGGACACCCCCGAGTGGAACGCCACCTTCCTGGCCGGCGACCTCGCCGCCGAGGTCGCCGAGCTCAAGCGTGAGGACGGCGGCGACCTGCTGGTCTACGGCAGCGGACAGCTCGTCAACACCCTGCTCGCCCACGGCCTCATCGACGAGCTGCGCCTGTGGACCCTGCCGGTCGTGCAGGGCAAGGGCCGGAAGCTCTTCGGCGAGGACTCCCCGATCACCACGCTGCGACCGATCGGCACCACCACCTTCAGCAGCGGCGCGCAGGTGCACGCCTACGCCCCCGCCCTCTGA
- a CDS encoding DUF4287 domain-containing protein: MTQPVKGPASYFPSIEKKYGRPIAQWQDLIRSSPLTKHMELVSWLKTEHGLGHGHANALVAHTLSEDGARS; this comes from the coding sequence ATGACCCAGCCGGTGAAGGGCCCCGCCAGCTACTTTCCTTCGATCGAGAAGAAGTACGGCCGCCCGATCGCGCAATGGCAGGACCTCATCCGGTCCTCGCCCCTGACCAAGCACATGGAGCTCGTCTCCTGGCTCAAGACCGAGCACGGTCTGGGCCACGGACACGCCAACGCCCTCGTCGCGCACACGCTCTCCGAGGACGGTGCCCGCAGTTAG